In the genome of Eschrichtius robustus isolate mEscRob2 chromosome 12, mEscRob2.pri, whole genome shotgun sequence, one region contains:
- the RPS18 gene encoding small ribosomal subunit protein uS13, whose product MSLVIPEKFQHILRVLNTNIDGRRKIAFAITAIKGVGRRYAHVVLRKADIDLTKRAGELTEDEVERVITIMQNPRQYKIPDWFLNRQKDVKDGKYSQVLANGLDNKLREDLERLKKIRAHRGLRHFWGLRVRGQHTKTTGRRGRTVGVSKKK is encoded by the exons ATG TCTCTAGTAATCCCCGAGAAGTTCCAGCACATTTTGCGAGTACTCAACACCAACATCGATGGGCGGCGGAAAATTGCCTTCGCCATTACTGCAATTAAG GGTGTGGGGCGAAGATATGCTCATGTGGTGTTGAGGAAAGCAGACATCGACCTCACCAAGAGGGCAGGAGAGCTCACTGAGGATGAG GTGGAACGTGTGATCACCATTATGCAGAATCCACGCCAATACAAGATCCCAGACTGGTTCTTAAACAGACAGAAGGACGTGAAGGATGGAAAATACAGCCAG GTCCTGGCCAACGGTCTGGACAACAAGCTCCGTGAAGACCTGGAGCGACTGAAGAAGATTAGGGCCCACCGAGGGCTACGCCACTTCTGGGG ACTTCGTGTACGAGGCCAGCACACCAAGACCACAGGCCGCCGTGGCCGCACTGTGGGCgtgtccaagaagaaataa
- the B3GALT4 gene encoding beta-1,3-galactosyltransferase 4: MRLSLFRRLLLAALLLVIVWTLFGPSGIGEELLSLSLASLLPGPASPGPPLTLPRLLIPNEEACGGPGPPPFLLILVCTAPENLNQRNAIRASWGQLREARGLRVQTVFLLGEPSWGSRGNDLARESAAQGDIMQAAFQDSYRNLTLKTLSGLNWADKHCPVARYILKTDDDVFVNVPELVSELVRRGGHWEQWERGMGPLRKAKVGDEKWEGGPTLASQPVPLLYLGRVHWRVHPSRTPGAKHQISEEQWPLTWGPFPPYASGTGYVLSASAVQLILKVASRAPPLPLEDVFVGLSARRGGLAPTHCVKLAGATHYPLDRCCYGKFLLTSHKLDPWEMQEAWKLVGGSDGERTVPFCSWLQGVLGILRCRVIAWLHS, from the coding sequence ATGCGCCTCAGCCTCTTCCGGCGCCTCCTCCTGGCCGCCCTGCTGCTCGTGATTGTCTGGACGCTCTTTGGGCCCTCGGGCATCGGGGAGGAGCTGCTGAGCCTCTCGCTAGCCTCCCTGCTCCCAGGCCCGGCCTCGCCGGGGCCGCCCCTGACCCTGCCCCGCCTCCTGATCCCCAACGAGGAGGCGTGCGGCGGTCCCGGCCCCCCGCCCTTCCTGCTAATCCTGGTTTGCACGGCCCCGGAGAACCTGAACCAGAGAAACGCCATTCGGGCCTCGTGGGGCCAGCTGCGCGAGGCCCGAGGGCTCAGGGTGCAGACTGTCTTTCTGCTGGGAGAGCCCAGCTGGGGCTCGCGCGGGAACGACCTGGCGCGGGAGTCAGCGGCCCAGGGGGACATAATGCAGGCGGCCTTCCAGGATTCCTACCGCAACCTCACTCTCAAGACCCTCAGCGGGCTGAACTGGGCTGACAAACACTGCCCTGTGGCCCGCTACATCCTCAAGACCGACGATGATGTGTTCGTCAATGTCCCCGAACTGGTATCAGAGCTGGTCCGGCGAGGAGGCCACTGGGAGCAATGGGAAAGGGGCATGGGGCCCCTGAGAAAGGCGAAAGTTGGAGATGAAAAGTGGGAAGGAGGCCCCACCTTGGCGAGCCAGCCCGTGCCTCTCTTGTACCTGGGCCGTGTGCATTGGCGGGTGCACCCCTCTCGGACACCAGGGGCCAAGCACCAGATATCAGAGGAACAGTGGCCTCTCACCTGGGGCCCCTTTCCCCCCTACGCCTCAGGCACGGGCTATGTGCTATCGGCTTCTGCTGTGCAGCTCATACTGAAGGTAGCCAGCCGGGCACCCCCTCTGCCACTGGAGGATGTCTTTGTGGGGTTAAGTGCCCGACGAGGAGGCCTCGCCCCAACCCACTGTGTCAAGCTGGCTGGTGCCACCCACTACCCCCTGGATCGGTGCTGCTATGGGAAATTCCTGCTGACATCCCACAAGTTGGACCCCTGGGAGATGCAGGAAGCCTGGAAGCTGGTGGGTGGCTCTGACGGGGAAAGAACTGTACCCTTCTGCTCCTGGCTCCAGGGAGTCCTCGGCATCCTCCGATGCCGGGTAATAGCCTGGCTTCACAGCTGA